The following are encoded in a window of Solidesulfovibrio magneticus RS-1 genomic DNA:
- a CDS encoding hybrid sensor histidine kinase/response regulator: MWPDCDKTVIDMVRDAKQTILIVDDVETDVDTLVETLGDDYEIAVALDGPTALQSLAPNPPDLILLDILMPGMDGHEVCRRLKADPATAAIPVIFLTALTEVREKVTGFALGAVDYITKPFDIQEVKARVTTHLALKAAMEQLARQNTLLAEAARLREDVERITHHDLKGPLGVILSLPQLIAAGGNLTGEQTGYLEDIEEAGYQMLNMVNLSLGLLKMEQGVYELSPRPVDIVRVIGKVVEELASLRRARGVSVELRQQGAPLEPGVAVDVVGEELLCHSMLSNLLKNAIEHSPAGGRVDIDIAPAKDGLRALRLRNLGETDPGFRERFFEKYATHGKPGGTGLGTYSARLMARTMGGEVLLDAATPGETNLVLCLPAPA, from the coding sequence ATGTGGCCTGATTGCGACAAGACGGTGATCGACATGGTACGCGACGCCAAACAAACCATCCTCATCGTGGACGACGTGGAAACCGACGTCGACACCCTGGTCGAAACCCTCGGCGACGACTACGAGATCGCCGTGGCCCTGGACGGCCCCACGGCCCTGCAAAGCCTGGCCCCCAACCCGCCCGACCTCATCCTCCTCGACATCCTCATGCCTGGCATGGACGGCCACGAGGTCTGCCGCCGCCTCAAAGCCGACCCGGCCACCGCCGCCATTCCCGTCATCTTCCTGACCGCCCTGACCGAGGTGCGCGAGAAGGTCACGGGCTTCGCCCTGGGCGCGGTGGATTACATCACCAAACCCTTCGACATCCAGGAGGTCAAGGCCCGGGTCACGACCCATCTGGCGCTCAAGGCAGCCATGGAGCAGCTGGCCCGCCAGAACACGCTTCTGGCCGAGGCGGCGCGCCTGCGCGAGGACGTGGAGCGCATCACCCACCACGACCTCAAGGGGCCGCTTGGCGTCATCCTGTCCCTGCCCCAGCTCATCGCCGCCGGCGGCAACCTGACCGGGGAGCAGACCGGCTACCTGGAAGACATCGAGGAAGCCGGCTACCAGATGCTCAACATGGTCAACCTGTCCCTGGGCCTGCTCAAGATGGAGCAAGGGGTTTACGAATTGTCCCCCAGGCCGGTGGACATCGTGCGGGTCATTGGCAAGGTCGTGGAGGAGCTGGCGTCCCTGCGCCGCGCCCGGGGCGTGTCCGTGGAACTGCGCCAGCAGGGTGCTCCCCTGGAACCGGGCGTCGCTGTGGACGTCGTTGGCGAAGAGCTTTTATGCCACTCCATGCTCTCCAACCTGCTCAAAAACGCCATCGAGCATTCCCCGGCCGGCGGCCGGGTGGACATCGACATCGCCCCGGCCAAAGACGGCCTGCGCGCCCTGCGCCTGCGCAACCTCGGCGAAACCGACCCCGGTTTCCGGGAGCGGTTTTTCGAGAAATACGCCACCCACGGCAAGCCCGGCGGCACCGGCCTTGGCACCTATTCGGCCCGGCTCATGGCCCGGACCATGGGCGGCGAGGTGCTGCTCGACGCGGCCACGCCCGGGGAAACCAACCTCGTGCTGTGCCTGCCCGCGCCGGCCTGA
- a CDS encoding response regulator: MKTLAECLILLVDDTETNLDILVDALGEDHEVAVATDGPTALALAKEQTPDLILLDIMMPGMDGYEVCRRLMADPATAETPVIFLTALTDVADKTRGFAVGGVDYVTKPFEPAEIKARARTHLSLRLARQELARQNEILEEKVRERTRELALTQDAIIEAMAGLAEYRDPETGAHIKRTRNYVRVLAEKLRAQPGYDGYFTDEIIDLLYKSAPLHDIGKVGVRDDILLKPGPLTDAEFAVMRRHTVYGRDAIQAAAKNLGDNSFLRLAQEIAYTHQERWDGTGYPQGLAGEAIPIPGRLMAIADVYDALISRRVYKAPFTHAQAVAVIRDGRGNHFDPSMVDAFLDVQETFRQIALKFTESDEERQALEHPYVA; the protein is encoded by the coding sequence ATGAAAACCCTGGCTGAGTGCCTGATCCTGCTGGTGGACGACACGGAAACCAACCTGGACATCCTGGTGGACGCCCTGGGCGAGGACCACGAGGTGGCGGTGGCCACCGACGGCCCCACGGCCCTGGCCCTGGCCAAGGAACAAACGCCCGACCTGATTCTGCTCGACATCATGATGCCCGGCATGGACGGCTACGAAGTCTGCCGCCGGCTCATGGCCGATCCGGCCACGGCGGAGACGCCCGTCATCTTCCTCACGGCGCTCACCGATGTGGCCGACAAGACGCGCGGATTTGCCGTCGGCGGCGTGGACTACGTGACCAAGCCCTTTGAGCCGGCGGAAATCAAGGCCCGGGCGCGCACCCATCTGTCCCTGCGCCTGGCCCGCCAGGAGCTGGCCCGGCAAAACGAGATCCTGGAAGAAAAAGTCCGGGAACGCACCCGGGAACTGGCCCTGACCCAGGACGCCATCATCGAGGCCATGGCCGGGCTGGCCGAATACCGCGACCCGGAAACCGGCGCGCACATCAAGCGTACCCGCAACTATGTGCGTGTGTTGGCCGAGAAACTGCGCGCACAGCCCGGATACGACGGCTATTTCACGGACGAGATTATTGATCTGCTTTATAAGTCCGCGCCGCTGCACGACATCGGCAAGGTCGGCGTGCGCGACGACATCCTGCTCAAGCCCGGCCCCCTGACCGACGCCGAATTCGCGGTCATGCGCCGCCACACCGTCTACGGCCGCGACGCCATCCAGGCCGCCGCCAAGAATCTCGGCGACAATTCCTTCCTGCGTCTGGCCCAGGAGATCGCCTACACCCACCAGGAACGCTGGGACGGCACCGGCTATCCCCAGGGGCTGGCCGGTGAGGCCATCCCCATTCCCGGCCGGCTCATGGCCATCGCCGACGTCTACGACGCGCTCATTAGCCGGCGCGTCTACAAAGCGCCCTTCACCCACGCCCAGGCCGTGGCCGTCATCCGCGACGGCCGGGGCAACCATTTCGATCCGTCCATGGTCGACGCCTTCCTGGACGTTCAAGAAACCTTCAGGCAGATTGCCCTCAAATTTACCGAAAGCGACGAAGAACGCCAGGCGCTGGAGCACCCCTATGTGGCCTGA